Sequence from the Arthrobacter pigmenti genome:
GTTCGCGGCGGCGGCCTCGATCATGGCGTACTCGCCGGAGATCTGATAAGCCGCGACAGGTACGGGAGACATGGCGGCAACGTCTGCGACGATGTCGAGGTAGCTCATGGCCGGCTTCACCATGACCATGTCAGCACCTTCCTCAAGGTCCAGCTCCACCTCCAGCAGCGCCTCACGACGGTTCGCGGCGTCCATCTGGTAGGTGCGGCGGTCTCCGGTCAGCTGGGAATCCACTGCTTCCCGGAAGGGCCCGTAAAACGCCGAGGCGTACTTGGCGGCATACGCGAGCACCGCGGTCTCCTGATGGCCGGCCGCGTCAAGGGCCTGGCGGATCACGGCGACCTGGCCGTCCATCATGCCTGAGGGTCCGAGTACGTGGGCACCGGCATCCGCCTGCGCTACGGCCATCTGTCCGTAGAGTTCCAGCGTGGCATCGTTGTCCACCGTGCCATCGGCGGCGAGAACACCGCAGTGGCCGTGATCCGTGAACTCGTCGAGGCATACGTCGCTCATGACCACCAGATCATCGCCGACTTCGGCGCGTACGTCCGCGATCGCCCGGTTCAGCACCCCGTTCGGATCCAGTCCGGCGCTACCTGTCGCATCGCGCTCGGCGGGGATGCCGAAGAGCATGATTCCGCCCACTCCGCGCCCGACGGCTTCCGCGGCGGCCCGCTTCAACGTTTCGGTACTGTGTTGCACCACGCCCGGCATCGACGAAATGGCCACAGGTTCGGTCAATCCTTCGCGGATGAACGCGGGCAGGATCAGGTCGGGAGCACTGAGGCGGTGCTCGGCGGTAAGCCGCCGGATCGCCTTCGTGGAACGCAGCCTGCGCGGCCGGTGCTGGGGGAAGCTCATGGCGTTACCCTTTCCTTGGTTGATTGGCGACGGCGGCACTCACCGCATCCGCGATACCGGCAGGCCCCGGCGTAGCAGCCACCGCGTCTATCCGCAGGCCAATCGCCGCGGCGTCGTTCGCGGTGCGTTGGCCGATTGCGACTGTCACAAGCCCAACGGGCAACTCTCCCATGATGGCATGCAGGCGCTCAGCCGTGCTGGGAGAGGTCACGACGACGACGTCGATAGTCCCCGCCGCGATCTCACGAACAAGTTCTTCACCGGCCAGTTCAGTTCGCGGTTTCCCGGACTCCCCTGGTTCCCCGGAATCCGGAACACGCCGATCTGCCGCGGCCGGATAGTCGACGGTTGCATACGCTGTCACGGCGTCAACGGTCCAGCCGCGCCGCTCTAGTCCCTCGCCCAGTGTTGCTGCGGCGAGGTCGGACTGCGGCAGCAGGGCCCGGGCCGGGTGCGCGGGCAGTGCCTCCAACAGGCCTGACGCTGATTGGTCCACTGCCGGCACTACGGCTGCCAACACGCCCAGTTCCCGAAGGGCAGTGCGCGTAGCCGATCCGACGCAGGCAACCCGGACGCCGCGAAGCAACTCGGACAGCTCGGTCCCGAGCACGAGTGCGCGCCGGTGAAGCACCCGGACGGTGGTCACGCTGGTCAGTACAACCCAGTCATACGTGGACGCGGCCCGGAGGAAGCGATCCAACTCGGTAGTGTCCTCGGGGAACTCCCAGGCGATGAGCGGCACCAGGACAGTGTCCGCTCCCCTGCGTTCGAGTTCCTCCGCCATGGCTGCGCCGCGTTCCGGGGTGCGCAGCAGCGCCACCCGTACCCCATCCAGTGCAGCCCTGCCGGTATCGGCGGTCATGGATCAGGCCGTGAGCCCGGCGATCTCCGCTGCGCCGGAATCGAGCAGCTCCTCCGCCAACAGGACACCGAGCGCCTCGGCGCCTTCAACGGTGGCTTCCGGCGTTCTCCGGGTGCGCCGCAGCAGGCGGCTGCCGTCGGAGTTGCACACGACAGCTTCCAGGATCAGCGAACCGTCGGTCAGCGCCGCGTGCGCGCCGATCGGCGCAGTGCAACCCGCTTCGAGCCGCCGGAGCACAGCCCGTTCCGCGGTGACTGCGAGGCGGGTGGGCAGGTGGTCATACTGTCGGAGTGCGTCCGCAAATGGTGAGGAACCGGCGTCGTCGGTCCTGCACTCGACGGCAAGCGCGCCCTGGCCCGGCGCGGGCAGCATAAGCGCCGGATCCAGGAACTCCGTAATGACGTCCTGCCTGCCGAGGCGGGACAGGCCCGCTGCGGCCAGGACGACGGCGTCGAGGTCGCCTGGCCCGCCCTCTACGAGCCCCGCCACACGACCAAGCCGCGTATCCACATTGCCGCGGATATCGATCACGGAGAGATCTGGACGGGCTGCCCGGAGCTGCGCGGCCCGTCGTGGCGAACCCGTACCCACGCTCGCTCCCACGGGAAGTCCGGCGAGCGTCAGTCCATCACGGGCACACAGGGCGTCACGAATGTCGGCGCGTTCAGGGACGGCGGCCACGCTCAGGCCCTCCGCCTGGCCGGTTGGCAGGTCCTTCAGTGAGTGCACCGCGATATCGCAGGTGTCATCGAGCAGCGCTTCGCGCAGGGCGGCGACGAATACACCGGTTCCGCCGATTTGGGACAGCGAGGCACGGTTGACGTCCCCGGTGGTGCTGACGCGCACCAGCTCATAGTCGAACCCGCCAAGAGCGGCCAGCGACTCCGCCACGGTGGTGGTCTGGGTCAGTGCCAGCGCGCTGGCACGGGTTCCCACCCGGACGGGTTTGCTCATGCCCGTCCTGCTTCAGGAAGACCGACCGTCGAGTCCGCCCCCGCCACTGTGGGCTTCTCACCGCGCCGGTTCGCACAGCAATTGGGGCGGCACACGTCAAACCAGGGCCCCAGGTCCGTGGTAGCCGGGCGGTCGAGGATTGTGCTGTCCGCTGTGCGCTCACTCACCAGGTCGATCAAACCCGAGACGAACTTGGCATGGGTCCCCGGTGTAGGCACGCGCTCAGCAGTCAGACCGAGCTCGGCGCAGGTCGCGAGTGCTTCAGTGTCAAGGTCCCAGACCACTTCCATGTGGTCGCTCACGAAACCGAGCGGCACAATGACCACTCCCTTGGCGCCCTTGGCAGCAAGATCGCCCAGTGCGTCATTGATGTCCGGCTCGAGCCACGGGATGTGGGGTGCACCGGAGCGGGACTGGTAGACCAGGGACCATTCGCAGTCGGCAGCTTCCGGTACACGGTCGAGTACGGACTGCGCCGTCGCCAGGTGCTGCGCCACGTAGGCGCCGTCTTCGAGGGCGGGGCCGCCGTCGGCATTTCGAGGGCCTGCAGCCTCGGCATCCCCGGTGGGAATGGAATGGGTAGCGAACATGATGTGGATCGGCGCATCGGACTCGCCGTCCGCCGCAAGCCGGGCCCGCACCGACGCGAGGCCGCTTGTCACGCCCTCAACAAAGGGCTCGACAAAGCCGGGATGGTCGAAGTATTGGCGGACCTTGTCCACCTCAAGCCGGCCGTCAAGGCCCGTTTCCACGAGCGCCATCCCCAAATCCTCGCGGTACTGGCGGCAGCTGGAGTAACAGGAATAGGCACTCGTGGTGACGGCGAGGATGCGGCGGTAACCGGCGTCGTACGCTTCCTTGAGTGTGTCGGCAATGAAGGGCTCCCAATTTCGGTTGCCCCACAACACCGGCAGGTCAATTTCCCGGCGGGCGAGTTCTGCCTCCATGGCAGCCTGGAGCTCACGGTTCTGCCGGTTGATGGGGCTGATACCGCCGAAGGCCCGGTAGTGGTGGGATACCTCTTCGAGTCGTTCGTCGGGGATGCCCCGGCCGCGGGTGACGTTGCGCAGGAAGGGGATGAC
This genomic interval carries:
- a CDS encoding ferrochelatase translates to MSTHTFHPLDGVDENGRMAPKKYDAIVLASFGGPEGQEDVIPFLRNVTRGRGIPDERLEEVSHHYRAFGGISPINRQNRELQAAMEAELARREIDLPVLWGNRNWEPFIADTLKEAYDAGYRRILAVTTSAYSCYSSCRQYREDLGMALVETGLDGRLEVDKVRQYFDHPGFVEPFVEGVTSGLASVRARLAADGESDAPIHIMFATHSIPTGDAEAAGPRNADGGPALEDGAYVAQHLATAQSVLDRVPEAADCEWSLVYQSRSGAPHIPWLEPDINDALGDLAAKGAKGVVIVPLGFVSDHMEVVWDLDTEALATCAELGLTAERVPTPGTHAKFVSGLIDLVSERTADSTILDRPATTDLGPWFDVCRPNCCANRRGEKPTVAGADSTVGLPEAGRA
- a CDS encoding uroporphyrinogen-III synthase; translated protein: MTADTGRAALDGVRVALLRTPERGAAMAEELERRGADTVLVPLIAWEFPEDTTELDRFLRAASTYDWVVLTSVTTVRVLHRRALVLGTELSELLRGVRVACVGSATRTALRELGVLAAVVPAVDQSASGLLEALPAHPARALLPQSDLAAATLGEGLERRGWTVDAVTAYATVDYPAAADRRVPDSGEPGESGKPRTELAGEELVREIAAGTIDVVVVTSPSTAERLHAIMGELPVGLVTVAIGQRTANDAAAIGLRIDAVAATPGPAGIADAVSAAVANQPRKG
- the hemC gene encoding hydroxymethylbilane synthase, yielding MSKPVRVGTRASALALTQTTTVAESLAALGGFDYELVRVSTTGDVNRASLSQIGGTGVFVAALREALLDDTCDIAVHSLKDLPTGQAEGLSVAAVPERADIRDALCARDGLTLAGLPVGASVGTGSPRRAAQLRAARPDLSVIDIRGNVDTRLGRVAGLVEGGPGDLDAVVLAAAGLSRLGRQDVITEFLDPALMLPAPGQGALAVECRTDDAGSSPFADALRQYDHLPTRLAVTAERAVLRRLEAGCTAPIGAHAALTDGSLILEAVVCNSDGSRLLRRTRRTPEATVEGAEALGVLLAEELLDSGAAEIAGLTA
- the hemB gene encoding porphobilinogen synthase, whose product is MSFPQHRPRRLRSTKAIRRLTAEHRLSAPDLILPAFIREGLTEPVAISSMPGVVQHSTETLKRAAAEAVGRGVGGIMLFGIPAERDATGSAGLDPNGVLNRAIADVRAEVGDDLVVMSDVCLDEFTDHGHCGVLAADGTVDNDATLELYGQMAVAQADAGAHVLGPSGMMDGQVAVIRQALDAAGHQETAVLAYAAKYASAFYGPFREAVDSQLTGDRRTYQMDAANRREALLEVELDLEEGADMVMVKPAMSYLDIVADVAAMSPVPVAAYQISGEYAMIEAAAANGWIDRRRAIEESVLGIKRAGAQMILTYWASELAVWLKESE